In Bradyrhizobium manausense, the sequence CGAGACGGTGCGCAAGATGCGCGCGGCGATGGACCGTGGCCGGAGCCGGGCATGATCATCGGCATCGGCTCCGACCTCATCGACATCACCCGCGTGGGCAAAGTGATCGAGCGTCACGGCGAGCGCTTTCTCGAGCGCATCTTCACCGCGGCCGAGCGGGCCAAGGCGGAGCGGCGCGCCAAGAACGAGAAGATGGTGGTGGCGACCTACGCCAAGCGCTTTGCCGCCAAGGAGGCCTGCTCCAAGGCGCTCGGGACCGGCATCCGGCAGGGCGTCTGGTGGCGCGACATGGGGGTGGTCAACCTGCCCGGGGGCCGGCCGTCCATGCGTCTGACAGGGGGCGCGCTGTCCCGGCTTCAGGCCCTGACCCCGGCGGGATACGAGGCCCAGATCGATCTGTCGATCACCGACGACTGGCCCTTG encodes:
- the acpS gene encoding holo-ACP synthase; amino-acid sequence: MIIGIGSDLIDITRVGKVIERHGERFLERIFTAAERAKAERRAKNEKMVVATYAKRFAAKEACSKALGTGIRQGVWWRDMGVVNLPGGRPSMRLTGGALSRLQALTPAGYEAQIDLSITDDWPLAQAFVIISAVPRAKP